The genome window AAACAAAATTGAGCACATggcatgtaccaggcactgttcgaTGCTATGGAATTATAGCAGTGAACAATGGTGAACGAAACAGTATTTCTAaattcatggagcttatattttgTTGGAAGGGGCACAGACAAAACAGGTAAAACTGTTTGTTAGATGGTGCTATCTACAAAACTGAAGCTGGGCAAAACTTTATAGTGTAGAGGAAGGAGATGGTACTTTAAATGACATAGgaagatttggggaaaaaagtctAACTCTAATtcagaagatgcgggtttgatccctgggtcaggaagatcccttggagaaggaaatagcaaccccctccagtattcttgtctgggaaatcctgtggacagaggatcgtggtgggttagagtccatggggtcacaagagtcagacacgatgcaGGGATTAAACCAGCACCACCAGAAGGCTTTACTTGTAAGTGATGCTTGGGGAAAAGAGATTGAGAAAGTGAAGTTCCAAATGGAAGGAGGACTAAGTAGCAAAGCCTGGAGGTAGCAAGGAAGTTATCTGGTGAGCAGAGGGAGGCcaagggggtgtggagaaaaaagagacCAAGTTTGAGAGGCAAATGGAGGTGAGTAGTTTGCTTATGGCCTTGGAACCCAACACATCTGACTATTAAAAAGATACCTCTAATCCTAGCGAGGCAGGAGAAAATCCCTGGAAAATGACACATATGTTGCTTGAACTGGCCATCAAAGGCAGGGAAGACTTACAGTCACAGGCACTAAGTTGTCCTCAAAACAGTTCAgggaaaagaattatttttttcaacaggGGCAGGCCTGTCAGAAGCGGTTTGTATTGTTCACAGGGCCAGACAAGGAATCCTACCTGGTGTTAAATGCTAGTAGTCTTTCCAGCCCACTGCCTTGTTCAAGGCCTCAGGATTCTGAGATTCTAAAGTGGGCAGACCCGAGGGCAACTTCCCAGAACTGCAACTAGCTGCTTTAGCAACAGCTAATATTTTAGAGGACTCTGTGCCAGCACCACCCTAAGGGCCCTTTTATTGATCACCCCAGCCATATCACATAGTAGTTGTTaattcttattcccattttagaggtAAGGAAATGCTCCAAAGGGTTTAAGTACCATGTCCAAATTTAGCGTTCAAAGAGGCTAAATATGCTGGGGGATTTCCCCTTAAACCATGCTTATCTAtttcttaaatatacatatttgctttccagaatacattttttttagaaCTGTAATTACAATTAACCTTGGACAGTAAGAAATGAATGCTTTAATTATATGCAGGCTTTAGGGAATTTCCTTCACAAGCACCATGACAAAATGTAGTAACATTTAATGTTCACAAAAGTCTGTGTAGATATAGGGAGAAAAATTCCCCCTTCTTTCTGTCCATATTCTTTGGTTGGTCTAATTGATAGAAGATATATTAACAGGGGGAAGACAAACCGAAACACCTAATTTGTATTACCTCCTCTGTACACTGGAGATCCCCAGTAAAACAGAAGACTACAAAATGGCTGAGTCACCTTAAAAATACCatcttcagattaaaaaaaaacatgatggGAATGGGTAGTCAGTTGTTTTCAGAGGTAACCAGGAAAAGCAATGTAAACATTGGTAACATTGTTATGCAGATTTAAGTAGTGTCGTTTTCcataaaaaaagatattctagACATTAGGACATTTTCTTCCTTGTAAAGCAAGGGAAACACGCTTACAAATGgattatttactttataaatgtaaatgtcttAGGAAACACCAAGTTTTCTACTAAGTATTAAGAGATTTTGCTGCTTCTTAAAAATAGCCAGCTTAGAATAACTGACATCCTTTCTATTAACAGACGTTTACAAAGACACGTGGATAATATGTAGCAAATTAACACTGTTGCGGTCAGGCTTAGTGCTGCTCAAAATTAGCTTCTTTGGTATTAGTGTTTGGGGAATAGACCTAATTTTTCCTCACACTACAATGGTAAAAAACCTTTACCCTGATGGTTGTATATTACCTTTCTCACTGCTTGATCTAGCCGTTTTAATACAGTCTGAAGAGTTACAGATCCTTTGAGACAACGTGGGTGGCTCTTAAAAGAGCCTTGAATTATTTGCGTTGTTTCACATGACGAAATTTACTTGGAGCTGGTGTACTTGGTGACGGCCTTGGTGCCCTCGGACACCGCGTGTTTGGCCAGCTCCCCGGGCAGCAGCAGGCGCACGGCCGTCTGGATCTCCCTGGATGTGATGGTCGAGCGCTTGTTGTAATGAGCCAAGCGCGACGCCTCGCCCGCGATGCGCTCGAAGATGTCGTTGACGAAGGAGTTCATGATGCCCATGGCCTTGGACGAGATGCCGGTGTCCGGGTGGACCTGCTTCAGCACCTTGTACACGTACACGGAGTAGCTCTCCTTGCGGCTGCGCTTGCGCTTCTTGCCGTCCTTCTTCTGCGCCTTGGTCACCGCCTTCTTAGACCCCTTCTTAGGGGCAGGAGCGGACTTGGCTGGCTCAGGCATCTCAAAACGCACCCAGGACCAAGAAGAGACCACAAAATGCGCCCACAAGCAAATGATCTTAGTATTTGTTTGGCCTGTATGCAAATGAGGGATGGAAGAATTACAATTTATGATTGGTCTTTTCATCTCATCCTAACCTTTGATAGGCTCTTTATTTCAAACTCTTATTGGCTCTTCCCTTAGCTCACCGTTACATAATTTGACCTTTTCACTACAAACTCCCTATGTAAATTAGCAGCGGCGTTGTTTCAGATCTGGCTTTTGATTGGCTTAAGTTTGTGTTTGGCCAATCGCAAAGGCTGTTTTACCAAACCGCCGGAGAGTATAATTACCTAGCTTCTTGTGCCTAAAGGGTCCATTTTTCTGGGTCTCAGCTTGTTTCTGTTGTCTCATTATGTCTGGTCGTGGAAAACAGGGTGGCAAAGCACGCGCTAAGGCGAAAACCCGCTCCTCACGGGCTGGGCTTCAATTCCCCGTGGGCCGAGTGCACCGGCTGCTTCGGAAAGGCAACTACGCCGAGCGGGTCGGGGCCGGGGCCCCGGTGTATCTGGCGGCGGTGCTGGAGTACCTGACGGCCGAGATCCTGGAGCTGGCGGGCAACGCGGCCCGGGACAACAAGAAGACCCGCATCATCCCGCGCCACCTGCAGCTGGCTATCCGCAACGACGAGGAACTCAACAAGCTGCTGGGCAAAGTCACCATCGCTCAGGGCGGCGTCTTGCCCAACATCCAGGCGGTGCTGCTGCCCAAGAAGACCGAGAGCCACCATAAGGCCAAGGGCAAGTGAACCTACTTAGATCTCGGTGTGTGTCGCTACAACCTTTTACCCAAAGGCTCTTTTAAGAGCCATCcacattttcacatttaaaagagCTCGTAAACAGTACTCTGGTCTTCGCGTTATAGTACTTAGACTAAAGCTGTTGGATAGATACTACGGCATGTTTACCCGAAGTTTTCTTTTTGACGGGACTGCTCCAAATGTGATTCAGGGAAATAAATTTATACGGGAAAGTGGGTAGTTTCAAGAGCAAGGGTAACGTTCACAAAAGCTGGAGTGGCTGTTTCcccagagaaaaaggaaacatttgtaTGGCGCTAAAAAATGCGGGTAGTGGTCTGGAATGTCGGGCTACGTCTTTTGAAACAGCAAGACGAAAGGACCGCTGGGATCACCGCGGGTTTTTCAAATCAATTACTGTTCACTGGTGCCAAATGGAAACCTGGCGACAGAGTGAAGTAGAAAATGATAGCTTTTATTGCTTTGACTCTTTTCTCCCTTGAGATAGAGTAGGAAGAAATCTTATACGGTCTCCGTTCGGTTCAGTCATACAGTCTTTCccactctgcgatcccatgaactgcagcaccccaggcctccttgtctatcactaactcccggagcctacccaaactcatgtccattgagtcggtgatgtcacccaactatctcatcctctgtcgtccctttctcctgtcctcagtctttcccagtatcagggtctttaaaaatgagtcagctcttcgaatcaggtggccaaagtattggagtttcagcttcagcatcagcccttccaatgaacacccaggactgatctttaggatggactggttggatcttcaacaccacagttcaaaagcatcaattcttcggcgctcagctttcttaatagtccaactcacgtccatacatgactactggaaaacttaTACAGTCTAGGAGTGGGAAATAGGGCCGTCGGTAAGGATGCAAGTTTGTGCTCTTTTTCACTTCAGGGAAATTTCAAAGTTAGCAACTCTGGTTAAGTTAGGCCGGGGTGGTTGTCTCTGGTGGTCCTTGAGCTTGTTGTACCGATACTTTCTGAAATGAAATATGCTCACAAAAGGGCGTTTTCTCGGAGAAGTAAACACCAAGTGCATAGTACATTTTAACCATAAAGTAATCAAAGTGCGGTTaagcaagaaagaaaaccatCTGTCAGAGTGGGCTCTAAGAATAGAGCCTAAAATGGAGGCTACTAGTTTTTGCTATAACAAACTGAAGCATAAATCCCATTTGGCCACCGCGGGAaagtcaatgattttttttttttttctttgtatttttgctgCTCATCTGTGGCCTGTCGCTTTCCCTGTGATTTACTAGTGGAACTAGGAAGTGACTGTCCAGGGCAATCTAAATTCAGAACAGAAAAATTAACcattgagaaaaaaagagaatacaaGTAAACCTGTTTCTAAAGCTTGATCCTCGGAATTTCAGCCCCATTACATAGATCTGAATCAGAACAGGCATCTTTCACGATGTCCAAGTAGTTCCTTAGTTACAGTTTGAGAAGCCCTGAATTTAGATCTAGAATATTAGCTCCTTTGGATAGCAGGCTTCAACAAAAAGAAGGATTGAAAAGTGAACTAATTCATCCAATCAGAATCTTTAGAAATTGACCAATCACTTCAGTGACTCTCCAGCCAATGGATTTGTTTCGCGGGAGTTTTGAACTAGAGTAAGACCAATCAGACTGTTTCTGAGTGTATATAAACCCAATCTTTCTGGCTGTCTGTTTAGTCATTTTCCGTTTGTATCGTCATGGCTCGTACTAAGCAGACAGCCCGCAAGTCCACCGGCGGCAAGGCACCGCGCAAACAGCTGGCTACCAAGGCTGCTCGCAAGAGCGCGCCGGCCACCGGCGGCGTGAAGAAGCCGCACCGCTACAGGCCCGGCACGGTGGCTCTGCGAGAGATCCGCCGCTACCAGAAGTCCACTGAGCTGCTGATCCGCAAGCTGCCGTTCCAGCGGCTGGTGCGCGAAATCGCGCAGGACTTCAAGACCGACCTGCGCTTCCAGAGCTCGGCCGTGATGGCGCTGCAGGAGGCGTGCGAGGCCTACCTGGTGGGGCTCTTCGAGGACACCAACCTGTGTGCCATCCACGCCAAGCGCGTCACCATCATGCCCAAGGACATCCAGCTCGCCCGCCGCATCCGCGGGGAGAGGGCATAAAGCTTCCACAACTGCCTCACTCCAACGAAAAAGGCTCTTCTAAGAGCCACccacaatttctttaaaagagcTGTCACTTAAAGTTCAGTGTCTTGAGTGATTTGGTTCGGGATGCAGGTAGAGTTAAAGCTGCACATGTTTAAATCTTATTTCTAAGGGGTATCTTAGAACATACAAAAGGATCTAGTCGGTGGCAGCTTTAAACCCTCCCTCTGGCTGGCTTTGTATACTGTCGATTGGCCAGTGTGCAAAAGTTGGTTTCTGTCTCAGGAAGTGGAATATAACTACCTTATGCAGGTGGACTGGGGGGTTATTAAACGTGAGACTTAAGTCGTGCTTATGTAGTTTGGAAAGGGCAGTAATTTGTGTGGTGTTAGTCTCACGTTGGGTTATTTGAGCACATAGAAAACAATGCTGAATTTGGGTGGAGGTGATTGTGGGCTTGCTGTTTATCCTTTTTAGAGCTATATTCACATATTTGGGTATTGACAATTGAGAAACTAGAGcatttgtttttgctgcctgtttCTGAAACCTCAGTTTGCTCAGTTCCAATCACAGACAGGTTCAAAGTGAGACAGTTTTGACTTCCCTATAAAAGGTCGTTTTACACAGAGAGCAGTGAGGGTATTG of Cervus canadensis isolate Bull #8, Minnesota chromosome 28, ASM1932006v1, whole genome shotgun sequence contains these proteins:
- the LOC122430014 gene encoding histone H2B type 1-C/E/F/G/I, producing the protein MPEPAKSAPAPKKGSKKAVTKAQKKDGKKRKRSRKESYSVYVYKVLKQVHPDTGISSKAMGIMNSFVNDIFERIAGEASRLAHYNKRSTITSREIQTAVRLLLPGELAKHAVSEGTKAVTKYTSSK
- the LOC122430005 gene encoding histone H2A type 1, with the protein product MSGRGKQGGKARAKAKTRSSRAGLQFPVGRVHRLLRKGNYAERVGAGAPVYLAAVLEYLTAEILELAGNAARDNKKTRIIPRHLQLAIRNDEELNKLLGKVTIAQGGVLPNIQAVLLPKKTESHHKAKGK
- the LOC122430003 gene encoding histone H3.1, encoding MARTKQTARKSTGGKAPRKQLATKAARKSAPATGGVKKPHRYRPGTVALREIRRYQKSTELLIRKLPFQRLVREIAQDFKTDLRFQSSAVMALQEACEAYLVGLFEDTNLCAIHAKRVTIMPKDIQLARRIRGERA